The following proteins are co-located in the Limanda limanda chromosome 5, fLimLim1.1, whole genome shotgun sequence genome:
- the LOC133002209 gene encoding MARVEL domain-containing protein 2-like, which translates to MSSGGVGSVTRFDRVREVPHYDQVPLDPLWHNTFPFPLAPMNGAVPALSLDPLPPPPLPGQPAVGPESFYPSSNEDPTESESDAMDIKPVHRFVPDSVKNFFRGNSGNRDSQGRSIPPSTAPHSPAASSKKSSNGRTTTGVPCSPPHSAPPSPSLPGSNWGHNGGPGSSYNAHKEDGLLLGAEALDSASAVPTNLSTQTYQERVEEYHLRYAYMKSWAGLLRILGCVELLLGAAVFACVCAYVHKDNEWFNMYGYSSPQLFGGLGGGAGGSGGSYYTGPKTPFVLVVAGMAWIVTVILVVLGMSMYYRAILLDSSWWPLTECSINLVLAVLYLSAGVVYVRDTTRGGMCNIPVFNNGINGAFCRTEAGQNAAIVFLFITMALYFISAGVCLKLWRHEVARMRREALEQELGPGSRASEQTPLPTIMPDLMDAPNNSAAAPVRMLEPEILQGHIPAGYIPKPVVIADYVAKYPNIRSEEERDQYRAVFNDQYAEYKELHSEVQAMASKFEDMDEMIQNLPSRPSSQMEKERISGILMEYQRKKTDPTYLEKRERCEYLKNKLSHMKQKIHEYNKVADWNDGECHLDIRMPRDKHGPPAYPTGGSKHHSSRHRRSEHVSNPAFSYYPGDKMLHFYRWTSPPGVMKILCIIIVIMCVAVFACVASTLAWDYDMGLMGLGGGGGLMPGYGGGGTYGGSYGGSYGNSYGGNYGSSYGGGGAGGGSSYGSGGTQMDPKTGKGFMIGISAITFIAVLIIFVLVVSRQNAARSVKFYLATIIISAILAFLMIIATIVYLVAVNPTAQSTGSVYSSQIRQLCSQYQTQTQAQGIFLNQYLYHYCVVEPQEAIAIVLGFLVFVGLIILLVFAVKTRSQIRHWGPERILWEEVKVITDGPHNSVGEWVNNVTGDPEIMVNDYNDKVGGSRDYLDRLDNKPLYLPGDSDISSSVGNLKPRLKDYDTGAESGDDLEEEDFSMLFPSIVDEQERLTYKREFDLDHQEYKDLQSELDNINQDLAHLNRELDRQPEGSPQFLDAMNKYTRLKNHKKTPDYQIKKKRCKYLRSKLSHIKRKISDYDRRP; encoded by the exons ATGTCTTCAGGAGGAGTTGGTTCTGTCACCAGGTTCGAccgggtgcgagaggtccctcACTATGACCAGGTCCCTCTGGATCCCTTATGGCATAATACTTTTCCCTTTCCCCTGGCACCCATGAATGGAGCAGTGCCAGCTCTCAGCTTAGACCCccttccccctccccctctaCCTGGTCAACCAGCTGTTGGTCCTGAATCTTTCTACCCCTCCAGCAATGAAGACCCaacagagagcgagagtgatGCCATGGACATTAAGCCAGTCCATCGTTTTGTCCCTGACTCAGTCAAGAACTTTTTCAGGGGCAATAGCGGCAACCGTGACAGCCAGGGACGGTCCATCCCTCCGTCAACTGCCCCTCACTCGCCTGCAGCCTCATCCAAGAAGAGTTCCAACGGCCGCACCACAACAGGGGTCCCCTGCTCACCCCCCCACTCCGCCCCTCCATCTCCGTCCCTTCCTGGCTCCAACTGGGGCCACAACGGAGGCCCCGGGAGCAGCTACAACGCTCACAAGGAAGACGGACTGCTCCTGGGTGCTGAAGCTCTCGACTCTGCATCTGCAGTGCCCACCAATCTATCAACACAGACCTATCAGGAGCGGGTGGAAGAGTATCACCTGCGTTACGCCTACATGAAGTCCTGGGCTGGCCTCTTGAGAATCCTTGGCTGCGTGGAGCTACTGCTTGGAGCGGCTGTGTTTGCCTGTGTCTGTGCATATGTTCACAAAGACAACGAGTGGTTTAATATGTATGGATACTCCAGTCCACAGCTGTTTGGAGGACTTGGTGGAGGGGCAGGTGGATCGGGGGGCAGTTACTACACAGGCCCCAAAACTCCATTTGTCCTGGTGGTGGCTGGTATGGCATGGATAGTGACTGTTATTCTAGTCGTTCTTGGGATGTCAATGTACTACAGAGCCATCCTTCTAGACTCTTCCTGGTGGCCACTCACAGAGTGTTCCATCAACCTTGTGTTGGCTGTGCTCTACCTTTCAGCAGGGGTGGTGTATGTCAGGGACACCACTCGAGGGGGGATGTGCAACATACCAGTCTTCAATAATGGAATAAACGGGGCGTTTTGTCGCACAGAGGCTGGCCAGAATGCAGCCatcgtcttcctcttcatcaccatgGCGCTCTACTTCATTAGTGCAGGAGTGTGTCTGAAGCTGTGGAGGCATGAAGTAGcaaggatgaggagggaggcaCTGGAACAGGAG ctgggtcCAGGCTCCAGGGCCTCCGAGCAGACTCCTCTCCCCACCATCATGCCAGACCTCATGGACGCCCCAAACaactctgcagctgctcctgtgaGGATGCTGGAGCCAGAGATCCTGCAAGGTCACATACCAGCCGGATACATCCCCAAACCTGTAGTCATAGCTGACTATGTGGC GAAGTACCCCAACATACGCTCAGAGGAGGAAAGGGACCAGTACAGGGCTGTGTTCAATGACCAATATGCTGAGTATAAGGAGCTGCACAGTGAGGTTCAGGCAATGGCTTCAAAGTTTGAGGATATGGACGAGATGATACAGAATCTTCCCTCCCGGCCGTCAAGCCAAATG GAGAAGGAGCGGATCAGTGGCATTTTAATGGAATATCAGAGGAAGAAAACC GACCCGACATATttggaaaagagggagaggtgTGAGTACCTGAAGAACAAGCTCTCTCACATGAAACAGAAGATTCATGAGTACAACAAGGTCGCGGACTGGAACGATG GTGAGTGCCATCTGGATATCAGAATGCCGAGAGACAAACATGGCCCCCCAGCATACCCGACAGGTGGCAGTAAACA ccacagcagcagacacaggcGCAGTGAGCATGTGTCCAACCCAGCCTTCTCCTACTACCCAGGGGACAAGATGCTTCACTTCTACCGCTGGACCTCACCCCCGGGTGTGATGAAGATATTGTgtatcatcatcgtcatcatgtGTGTGGCAGTGTTCGCCTGTGTGGCCTCCACACTGGCCTGGGACTACGATATGGGTCTCATGGGTcttggaggtggaggtggctTGATGCCAGGTTATGGTGGTGGAGGCACATACGGTGGCTCGTATGGCGGTTCATATGGTAACTCCTATGGCGGCAATTACGGCAGCTCATATGGAGGCGGAGGTGCTGGCGGTGGCAGTTCCTACGGAAGTGGAGGAACGCAAATGGATCCCAAGACTGGCAAAGGCTTCATGATCGGCATTTCAGCCATTACCTTTATAGCTGTGCTCATTATATTCGTGTTGGTTGTTTCGAGGCAAAATGCTGCCCGCTCAGTAAAGTTCTACCTAGCAACCATCATCATCAGCGCCATCTTAGCGTTTCTGATGATCATTGCCACTATAGTGTACCTGGTAGCAGTGAACCCAACCGCTCAGTCCACTGGGTCGGTCTACTCCAGCCAGATCCGCCAGCTGTGTTCCCAGTACCAGACACAGACCCAGGCCCAGGGCATCTTCCTCAACCAATACCTTTACCATTACTGTGTGGTGGAGCCTCAAGAG GCCATCGCCATTGTCCTGGGCTTCCTTGTGTTTGTCGGTCTCATCATCCTGCTGGTGTTCGCTGTCAAGACTCGCTCGCAGATCAGGCACTGGGGCCCAGAGCGCATTCtctgggaggaagtgaaggtcaTCACAGACGGTCCACACAACAGTGTCGGGGAGTGG GTGAACAATGTGACTGGTGACCCAGAGATAATGGTGAATGACTATAATGACAAAGTTGGGGGTTCCAGAGACTATCTGGACCGACTGGACAACAAGCCTCTTTACCTACCAGG AGATTCGGACATAAGCAGCTCTGTGGGAAACCTGAAGCCCAGGCTGAAGGACTATGACACTGGTGCAGAGTCTGGAGatgacctggaggaggaggacttcAGCAT GTTGTTTCCTTCCATTGTGGATGAGCAAGAACGTCTGACCTACAAGCGGGAGTTTGACCTGGATCACCAGGAGTACAAGGACCTGCAGTCTGAGCTGGACAACATAAACCAAGACCTGGCCCACCTGAACAGAGAGCTCGACCGACAGCCTGAGGGCAGTCCACAGTTCTTG GATGCCATGAATAAATACACCAGACTGAAGAATCACAAGAAG ACCCCAGACTACCAGATAAAGAAGAAGAGGTGTAAATATCTCAGGTCCAAACTGTCACACATCAAGCGGAAGATCAGTGACTATGACCGACGACCATGA